In Malus sylvestris chromosome 15, drMalSylv7.2, whole genome shotgun sequence, a single genomic region encodes these proteins:
- the LOC126601425 gene encoding uncharacterized protein LOC126601425, with protein MKMNPERNRAKARASPVSGALCGPSTVISEQGSLYLHRHPDAVLNEQGGYRNFFSNDSTQSCLGAYAPINFTQDTQKKYFDPIRRGRVKKLGQKGRVQESKMRLGTWNIGTLTGKSMEVVEVMVRRRINIMCLQETKWVGCKAKDLENSGFKLWYSGTNRTRNGVGIIVDKTLTQDVVDVKRVGDRIMAIKIVIGQELINVISAYAPQVGLDTSSKEKFWEDLGDLVQGIAQTEKLFIGGDLNGHVGRETGNYGGFHGGHGFGERNEDEEAILDFAMAYDLFLANTFFKKREEHVITYKSGLSKTQIDFLLMRKGDRITCKDCKVIPGESVANQHRLLVMDVHIKRVRKKNKTWKCPRTRWWNLKEENQAIFKEKVITQCVWDREGEANQMWDSMASCIRKVAKEVLGESKGFAPHQKESWWWNEEVQTKVKAKKECCKALYKDRTDENGERYRKAKQEAKKAVREAKLAAYNDMYKRLDTKEGELDIYKLARAREKKTRDLNQVRCIKDEDGKVFATENAVKDRWKCYFYNLFNEGHERSASLWELSNSEECRNYSFYRRIRKE; from the coding sequence atgaaaatgaatccagaacgaaatcgcgctaaagctagggcgtcacccgtaagtggcgcgctgtgtggcccgagcacagtgataagtgagcaagggtcgctgtatctccatcggcacccggatgcagtgttaaatgagcaagggggctatagaaacttcttttcaaacgactccactcaaagttgtttgggagcatatgctcctatcaactttacacaggacacacaaaagaagtactttgatcctattagacggggaagggtgaagaagctaggacagaagggtagagttcaagagagcaaaatgcgtttaggaacgtggaatataggaaccttgacgggaaaatctatggaagtagtagaagttatggtgaggagaaggataaatattatgtgcctacaagaaactaagtgggttggttgtaaggcaaaggatctagaaaactcagggtttaaactatggtattcgggcacaaatagaacgagaaacggtgttggcatcatcgtggacaagaccttgacacaagatgttgtagatgtcaagagggtaggagatagaatcatggcaatcaagattgtaataggacaagaacttatcaatgtgattagtgcgtacgcacctcaagtagggttggatacgagttcgaaggagaaattttgggaagaccttggagacttggtgcaaggaattgcccagacggagaagttatttataggaggagatttaaatggacacgtgggcagggagacaggcaactatggaggttttcatggtggccatggttttggggagagaaacgaggatgaggaagctatcttggattttgcaatggcatatgatctcttcttagccaacaccttctttaagaagagagaagaacatgtgatcacctacaagagtgggttgtcaaaaacacaaatagattttcttctaatgaggaaaggggatcgtataacttgtaaggattgcaaagttataccaggagagagcgtggctaatcaacatcgcttgttggtgatggatgtacatatcaaaagagtgagaaaaaagaacaagacttggaagtgcccaagaactagatggtggaatctaaaagaagaaaaccaagccattttcaaagagaaagtaatcacccagtgtgtgtgggatagagagggggaagctaaccaaatgtgggattccatggctagttgtatccgaaaagtagcaaaagaggtattaggagagtccaagggctttgccccacaccaaaaggaatcttggtggtggaatgaggaggtacaaacaaaggtgaaggctaagaaggaatgttgtaaagccttatacaaggataggaccgatgaaaatggtgaaaggtatagaaaagcgaagcaagaggcgaagaaagctgtgagagaagctaagttagcggcttataacgatatgtataagcgactagataccaaagaaggagagttggatatctataaactagctagagcaagggaaaagaagacaagggacctaaaccaagtgaggtgcatcaaggatgaggatggaaaggtttttgctacagagaacgcggttaaagacagatggaaatgttatttttataatcttttcaatgaaggacatgaaaggagtgcttctttatgggagttgagtaactcagaagagtgtagaaactactccttttatcgtagAATTCGGAAGGaataa
- the LOC126601627 gene encoding auxin transporter-like protein 3, producing MASEKVETVIAGNYVEMEREQSDAQTSAKSKLSTFLWHGGSAYDAWFSCASNQVAQVLLTLPYSFSQLGLLSGILFQLFYGLMGSWTAYLISLLYVEYRTRKEREKVDFRNHVIQWFEVLDGLLGKHWRNVGLFFNCTFLLFGSVIQLIACASNIYYINDNLDKRTWTYIFGACCATTVFIPSFHNYRIWSFLGLIMTTYTAWYLTIASLIHGQVEGVKHSGPSTMVLYFTGATNILYTFGGHAVTVEIMHAMWKPQKFKLIYLMATLYVLTLTLPSASAVYWAFGDNLLTHSNALAMLPKTRFRDTAVVLMLIHQFITFGFACTPLYFVWEKFIQMHETKSMVKRALARLPVVIPIWFLAIIFPFFGPINSTVGSLLVSFTVYIIPALAHMVTFASASARENAVEKPPSFLGGWAGSYTMNIFVVVWVLIVGFGFGGWASMLNFINQVNTFGLFTKCYQCPPHKA from the exons ATGGCTTCCGAGAAGGTTGAGACTGTTATAGCCGGAAACTACGTCGAAATGGAAAGGGAACAGAGTGATGCCCAGACAAGTGCTAAGAGCAAGCTATCAACATTTCTTTGGCATGGTGGCTCAGCATATGATGCATGGTTTAGCTGCGCTTCTAACCAG GTTGCTCAAGTGCTTCTCACACTGCCATACTCATTTTCCCAACTGGGTTTGTTATCTGGAATACTATTTCAGCTTTTTTATGGATTGATGGGAAGCTGGACTGCTTACCTCATCAGTTTACTATATGTCGAGTACAGAACtagaaaggagagagaaaagGTGGATTTTAGGAACCATGTAATTCAG TGGTTTGAAGTTCTTGATGGGCTTTTGGGAAAACATTGGAGGAATGTAGGCCTTTTTTTCAACTGcacttttcttctctttggATCTGTAATTCAGTTAATTGCCTGTGCAAG TAACATCTACTACATAAACGACAATCTCGACAAGAGAACTTGGACTTACATCTTTGGAGCTTGCTGTGCTACAACTGTCTTCATCCCCTCATTCCATAATTACAGAATTTGGTCATTTTTGGGCCTTATTATGACTACTTACACTGCTTGGTATCTCACCATTGCTTCCCTTATCCATGGGCAg GTTGAGGGAGTGAAGCACTCTGGTCCAAGCACAATGGTTCTCTACTTTACTGGGGCTACCAACATTCTCTACACATTTGGTGGACATGCTGTCACAGT ggaaattATGCATGCAATGTGGAAGCCACAAAAGTTCAAGTTAATATACTTGATGGCAACACTGTATGTGCTGACCTTAACCCTACCATCTGCGTCTGCTGTGTACTGGGCTTTCGGGGACAATCTCTTGACTCATTCCAATGCCCTAGCCATGCTTCCAAAGACTAGGTTTAGAGACACTGCAGTAGTCCTAATGCTCATTCATCAG TTTATCACATTTGGATTTGCTTGCACTCCTTTGTACTTTGTGTGGGAGAAATTCATTCAAATGCATGAGACCAAGAGCATGGTGAAGAGGGCACTGGCGAGGCTCCCAGTGGTGATCCCGATATGGTTCCTTGCCATCATTTTCCCATTCTTTGGGCCCATCAACTCAACTGTTGGATCTCTTCTTGTCAGCTTTACTGTCTACATAATTCCTGCTTTAGCTCACATGGTCACCTTTGCTTCTGCATCTGCTAGAGAG AATGCTGTGGAGAAACCACCATCATTCTTAGGAGGCTGGGCAGGATCATACACCATGAACATCTTTGTGGTGGTATGGGTTTTGAtagtgggatttgggtttggaGGATGGGCAAGCATGCTCAACTTCATAAACCAAGTTAACACATTTGGTCTATTCACAAAGTGCTACCAATGCCCCCCTCACAAAGCTTGA